In Jejubacter calystegiae, the following are encoded in one genomic region:
- a CDS encoding sulfatase-like hydrolase/transferase, translating into MSRPNFLFIMTDTQATNMVGCYSGKPLNTDHIDALAEEGIRFNSAYTCTPVCTPARAGLFTGIYANQSGPWTNNVAPGKNISTMGRYFKDAGYQTCYIGKWHLDGHDYFGTGICPPEWDADYWYDGANYLEDLSEQEIGLWRNGLNTLDDLRENNIDETFTWAHRISDRALDYLGRPERQDEPFLLVLSYDEPHHPFTCPPEYLEKYQDFYYDLGEKGRDNLENKPEHHRLWAQAMPAPVGEDGLYHHPLYFACNDFVDDEIGRVIAALTPEQCANTWVIYTSDHGEMMGAHKLISKGAAMYDDITRIPLIFRPPQGQAAPRQEDVPVSHIDILPTMMALAGIEQPEILPGGNLLEAAQDRGVMVEFNRYEIEHDSFGGFIPVRCWVTNRFKLVLNLFSSDELYDRHADPQEMHNLIDDSRYAEQRNQLHDALLDYMDRIRDPFRTWQWASRPWRPDAQPRWMGAFRPRPKDGYSPVVRDYDTGMPTQGVKVEEKKQKF; encoded by the coding sequence ATGTCTCGCCCTAACTTCCTGTTTATTATGACTGATACCCAGGCCACCAATATGGTGGGCTGCTACAGCGGTAAGCCGCTCAACACTGACCATATCGACGCCCTGGCGGAAGAAGGCATTCGCTTTAACTCCGCCTATACCTGTACCCCGGTTTGTACCCCGGCGCGGGCGGGGCTGTTTACCGGCATCTATGCCAACCAGTCTGGCCCCTGGACCAATAACGTAGCCCCCGGGAAAAATATCTCCACCATGGGTCGCTACTTTAAGGATGCGGGCTACCAGACCTGCTATATCGGCAAGTGGCACCTGGACGGTCATGACTACTTCGGCACCGGGATCTGCCCGCCGGAATGGGATGCCGACTACTGGTATGACGGCGCTAACTACCTGGAAGATCTGAGCGAACAGGAGATCGGGCTGTGGCGTAACGGCCTGAATACCCTCGACGATCTGCGCGAAAACAATATCGACGAAACCTTCACCTGGGCCCACCGCATCAGTGACCGGGCGCTGGACTACCTGGGGCGCCCGGAACGCCAGGACGAACCTTTCCTGCTGGTGCTCTCCTATGACGAACCGCACCACCCCTTTACCTGCCCGCCGGAATATCTGGAAAAGTATCAGGACTTTTACTATGACCTGGGGGAAAAAGGTCGCGATAATCTGGAAAACAAACCGGAACACCACCGCCTGTGGGCCCAGGCCATGCCGGCACCGGTGGGGGAAGACGGGCTGTATCACCATCCGCTCTACTTCGCCTGCAATGACTTTGTGGATGATGAGATTGGCCGGGTGATCGCGGCCCTGACCCCGGAACAGTGCGCCAACACCTGGGTGATTTACACCTCCGATCACGGCGAAATGATGGGGGCGCATAAGCTCATCAGCAAAGGGGCGGCGATGTATGACGATATCACCCGCATTCCGCTGATCTTCCGCCCGCCTCAGGGTCAGGCCGCGCCGCGTCAGGAAGATGTTCCGGTCAGCCATATTGACATCCTGCCGACCATGATGGCGCTGGCGGGCATCGAACAGCCGGAAATCCTGCCGGGCGGTAATCTGCTGGAGGCCGCTCAGGATCGCGGCGTGATGGTGGAATTTAACCGCTATGAGATCGAACATGACAGCTTTGGCGGCTTTATTCCGGTACGCTGTTGGGTCACCAATCGCTTTAAACTGGTGCTAAACCTGTTCAGCAGCGATGAGCTTTACGACAGGCACGCCGACCCGCAGGAGATGCATAACCTGATCGACGATTCGCGCTATGCTGAGCAGCGTAACCAGCTGCACGACGCCCTGCTGGACTATATGGACAGGATTCGCGACCCCTTCCGCACCTGGCAGTGGGCGAGCCGCCCCTGGCGGCCAGACGCGCAGCCGCGCTGGATGGGCGCTTTCCGCCCGCGTCCGAAAGATGGTTATTCGCCGGTGGTGCGCGACTACGACACTGGTATGCCCACTCAGGGGGTGAAGGTGGAAGAGAAGAAACAGAAGTTCTGA
- a CDS encoding helix-turn-helix transcriptional regulator — protein sequence MNGKIGVSDVKTETTYNIPLVLEENVISSGLALLALWHTLADNHYVVSWPRDKRKPLIANSWVAIYTLQGSGKVILQDNSVITLNGNCVIFLKPTDIKSYYCDGLVWEQYWMEFIPTGAMDIPLSQPALIYNGDAFNRQLEEVARLIQSPVSMENNLAVAALTHMIYQWICLIARNGTREPQFIRLEKLLTALHADLQRRWTVSEMAQRMQCSEQYLRRLFLRYTGKSPREYYLDARLELAQSLLKQERHGVSQVADMLNFFDTFHFSKAFKQKFGVAPSMLIRHREP from the coding sequence ATGAATGGAAAAATCGGAGTTTCGGATGTAAAAACCGAAACTACCTATAACATTCCGCTGGTTCTTGAAGAAAATGTGATCTCAAGCGGCCTCGCGCTTCTGGCGCTGTGGCATACCCTGGCGGATAACCACTACGTGGTCAGCTGGCCACGTGATAAACGGAAACCGCTGATTGCCAACTCCTGGGTGGCGATTTATACGCTCCAGGGCAGCGGTAAAGTTATCCTTCAGGATAATTCAGTCATTACGCTTAACGGTAATTGCGTTATTTTTCTGAAACCCACGGATATAAAATCCTATTATTGCGACGGGCTGGTCTGGGAACAGTACTGGATGGAATTTATTCCTACCGGAGCGATGGATATTCCGTTATCTCAACCAGCGCTAATATATAACGGCGACGCATTTAATCGCCAGTTGGAAGAGGTGGCGCGGCTAATTCAGAGCCCGGTATCGATGGAAAACAACCTGGCGGTGGCCGCACTGACCCATATGATCTACCAGTGGATCTGCCTGATTGCCCGTAATGGTACCCGGGAGCCGCAGTTTATCCGCCTGGAAAAATTGCTGACCGCGCTCCATGCCGACCTTCAACGGCGCTGGACGGTCAGTGAAATGGCGCAGCGTATGCAGTGCAGTGAACAGTATCTGCGGCGACTGTTTCTGCGTTATACCGGTAAGAGCCCCAGAGAATACTACCTGGATGCCCGCCTGGAACTGGCGCAGTCGCTGTTGAAGCAGGAGCGCCATGGCGTGAGTCAGGTGGCGGATATGCTGAACTTCTTTGACACCTTTCATTTCAGTAAAGCGTTTAAGCAGAAATTTGGCGTGGCGCCGTCGATGCTGATTCGGCACAGGGAGCCATAA
- a CDS encoding solute:sodium symporter family transporter, with amino-acid sequence MNTLQLVSFFAFTLLVAIITWWKLRKDDTQSQQGYFLAGRSLKAPVIAASLMLTNLSTEQLVGLSGQAYKSGMSVMAWEVISAIPLIFLALIFLPKYLQRGIATIPDFIEERYDKTTRIVVDCCFLIATGICFLPIVLYSGALALNSLFHVGESLGITENAAIWGMVILLGFAGMMYAVIGGLKAIAVADVINGIGLVIGGLMVPIFGLMAMGQGSFLRGVEQLTTVHSEKLNSIGGSSDPVPIGAALTGLILVNTFYWCTNQGIVQRTLASKSLSEGQKGALLTAVLKMLDPLILVLPGLIAFHLFQSLPKADMAYPALVNAVMPTPLVGFFGAVLFGAIISTFNGFLNSASTLFSLGIYSRLINPNAESQKQVTVGRWFGLGLALVSVLVAPWIANAPEGLYSWMKQLNGIYNVPLVTIVIMGFFFPRIPALAAKAALLFGIVSYIVINYLVDFDFHFLYVLFITFCINVVLMLILGWWKPRETAFRFNDAFAVDMQPWRHTKIAAVGVLLGMIGVYAGLAQFGGYPTKWLAVACYAVVVGIVGYLIYSGRCAKRAASKLACDVKEK; translated from the coding sequence ATGAACACATTACAACTCGTGAGCTTTTTTGCTTTCACGCTGCTGGTGGCGATAATCACCTGGTGGAAGCTGCGTAAAGATGATACCCAATCCCAGCAGGGATACTTCCTGGCCGGTCGCTCTCTGAAGGCGCCGGTTATCGCCGCCTCGCTGATGTTAACCAATCTTTCTACCGAACAGCTGGTGGGGTTAAGCGGGCAGGCCTATAAGAGCGGGATGTCGGTCATGGCCTGGGAGGTTATCTCGGCCATTCCGCTGATCTTCCTGGCGCTGATTTTCCTGCCCAAATATCTGCAGCGCGGTATCGCTACCATTCCGGACTTCATTGAGGAGCGCTATGACAAAACCACTCGTATTGTCGTGGACTGCTGCTTTCTGATCGCCACCGGTATCTGCTTTCTGCCCATCGTGCTCTATTCCGGCGCGCTGGCCCTTAACAGCCTGTTCCACGTGGGCGAATCGCTGGGGATCACCGAAAATGCCGCTATCTGGGGGATGGTGATTTTGCTGGGCTTCGCCGGCATGATGTACGCCGTTATCGGCGGCCTGAAGGCCATTGCCGTCGCCGATGTCATTAACGGTATCGGTCTGGTGATCGGCGGTCTGATGGTGCCGATCTTTGGTCTGATGGCCATGGGGCAGGGCAGTTTCCTGCGCGGCGTTGAGCAACTGACCACGGTACACAGCGAAAAGCTGAACTCCATTGGCGGCAGTAGCGATCCGGTACCGATCGGCGCGGCGCTGACCGGCCTGATTCTGGTGAATACCTTTTACTGGTGCACCAACCAGGGCATTGTGCAGCGCACCCTGGCATCGAAAAGTCTTTCCGAAGGGCAGAAAGGCGCCCTGCTGACCGCGGTGCTGAAAATGCTCGACCCGCTGATTCTGGTGCTGCCGGGGCTTATCGCCTTCCATCTGTTCCAGTCGCTGCCCAAGGCTGATATGGCCTACCCGGCGCTGGTCAATGCCGTAATGCCAACGCCGCTGGTGGGCTTCTTCGGCGCGGTACTTTTCGGGGCCATCATCAGCACCTTTAACGGCTTTCTGAACAGCGCCAGCACCCTGTTTAGCTTAGGCATCTACAGCCGTCTGATTAACCCTAACGCCGAATCCCAGAAGCAGGTCACCGTGGGTCGCTGGTTTGGTCTGGGACTGGCGCTGGTTTCCGTACTGGTAGCGCCGTGGATAGCCAACGCGCCGGAAGGGCTCTATTCATGGATGAAGCAGTTGAACGGCATTTATAACGTTCCGCTGGTTACCATTGTGATCATGGGCTTCTTCTTCCCGCGCATTCCAGCGCTGGCGGCCAAGGCGGCACTGCTGTTCGGCATTGTTAGCTATATCGTGATCAACTACCTGGTGGATTTCGATTTCCACTTCCTCTACGTGCTGTTTATCACCTTCTGTATCAACGTTGTGCTGATGCTTATCCTGGGCTGGTGGAAACCACGGGAAACGGCGTTCCGCTTTAACGACGCCTTCGCCGTGGATATGCAGCCCTGGCGCCACACTAAAATCGCCGCCGTGGGCGTACTGCTGGGCATGATCGGCGTTTACGCCGGGCTGGCGCAATTTGGCGGCTACCCGACCAAATGGCTGGCGGTGGCTTGCTATGCCGTAGTGGTCGGTATTGTGGGATACCTGATTTATAGCGGTCGCTGTGCAAAACGCGCGGCGTCAAAACTGGCTTGTGACGTTAAGGAGAAATAG
- the typA gene encoding ribosome-dependent GTPase TypA, giving the protein MIENLRNIAIIAHVDHGKTTLVDKLLQQSGTFGERNELTERVMDSNDLEKERGITILAKNTAINWRDYRINIVDTPGHADFGGEVERVMSMVDSVLLLVDAMDGPMPQTRFVTEKAFANGLKPIVVINKVDRPGARPDWVVDQVFDLFVNLGATDEQLDFPIVYASALNGIAGLDHEDMADDMTPLFETIVKHVEAPNVDLNGPFQMQISQLDYNSYVGVIGIGRIKRGVVKPNQQVTIIDTEGKRRNGKVSQVLGHMGLQRIESASAEAGDIIAITGLGELNISDTLCDPGTVEALPPLSVDEPTVSMYFCVNTSPFCGKEGKYVTSRQILDRLNKELVHNVALRVEETEDPDAFRVSGRGELHLSVLIENMRREGFELAVSRPKVIFREIDGRKQEPFEQVTLDIEEQNQGSVMEALGLRKGELRDMLPDGKGRVRLDYIIPSRGLIGFRTDFMTMTSGTGLLYSTFSHYDDVRPGEIGQRQNGVLISNGQGKAVAYALYSLQDRGKLFLGHGAEVYEGQIIGIHSRSNDLTVNCLTGKKLTNMRASGTDEATTLSPPIKMTLEQALEFIDDDELVEVTPTSVRLRKRHLTENERKRANRGAKE; this is encoded by the coding sequence GTGATCGAAAATCTGCGTAACATCGCCATTATTGCGCACGTTGACCATGGGAAAACCACCCTGGTTGACAAGCTGCTGCAACAATCTGGCACCTTCGGTGAGCGTAATGAGCTTACCGAGCGAGTCATGGACTCCAACGATCTGGAAAAAGAGCGTGGGATTACCATCCTCGCGAAAAATACGGCTATTAACTGGCGCGACTACCGCATCAACATCGTTGATACCCCGGGGCACGCCGACTTCGGTGGTGAAGTAGAACGCGTAATGTCGATGGTTGACTCTGTTCTGCTGCTTGTCGACGCAATGGATGGCCCGATGCCGCAGACCCGTTTCGTGACCGAGAAGGCATTCGCCAACGGGCTGAAGCCGATCGTGGTCATCAACAAAGTTGACCGTCCCGGCGCGCGTCCGGACTGGGTTGTCGATCAGGTGTTCGACCTGTTCGTTAACCTGGGCGCTACCGATGAGCAGCTGGACTTCCCCATCGTTTACGCTTCTGCGCTGAACGGTATCGCCGGTCTGGACCATGAAGACATGGCCGACGATATGACCCCGCTGTTCGAAACTATCGTTAAGCACGTGGAAGCGCCGAACGTTGACCTGAACGGTCCGTTCCAGATGCAGATCTCCCAGCTGGACTACAACAGCTACGTGGGCGTTATCGGCATTGGTCGTATCAAGCGCGGCGTGGTGAAGCCGAACCAGCAGGTCACCATCATCGATACGGAAGGTAAACGCCGTAACGGTAAGGTGAGCCAGGTTCTGGGCCACATGGGTCTGCAGCGTATCGAGTCTGCTTCTGCCGAAGCGGGTGATATCATCGCTATCACCGGTCTGGGCGAGCTGAACATCTCCGATACCCTGTGCGATCCGGGTACCGTTGAAGCGCTGCCGCCGCTCTCCGTTGATGAGCCGACCGTTTCCATGTACTTCTGCGTTAACACCTCGCCGTTCTGCGGCAAAGAGGGTAAATACGTCACTTCGCGTCAGATTCTGGACCGCCTGAACAAAGAGCTGGTTCACAACGTGGCGCTGCGCGTAGAAGAAACCGAAGACCCGGATGCTTTCCGCGTTTCCGGCCGTGGTGAACTGCACCTGTCAGTTCTTATCGAGAACATGCGTCGTGAAGGTTTCGAATTGGCGGTATCCCGTCCGAAAGTTATCTTCCGCGAAATCGACGGCCGTAAACAGGAGCCGTTCGAGCAGGTCACGCTGGATATCGAAGAGCAGAACCAGGGTTCCGTCATGGAAGCGCTGGGCCTGCGTAAAGGTGAACTGCGCGACATGCTGCCGGATGGCAAAGGCCGCGTACGTCTGGACTACATCATCCCGAGCCGTGGTTTGATCGGCTTCCGTACCGACTTCATGACCATGACTTCCGGTACCGGTCTGCTGTACTCCACCTTCAGCCACTACGATGACGTGCGTCCGGGTGAAATCGGTCAGCGTCAGAACGGCGTGCTGATCTCTAACGGCCAGGGTAAAGCGGTCGCTTACGCGCTCTACAGTCTGCAGGATCGCGGTAAGCTGTTCCTGGGCCACGGCGCGGAAGTCTATGAAGGCCAGATTATCGGTATTCACAGCCGTTCCAACGACCTGACTGTGAACTGCCTGACCGGTAAGAAGCTGACCAACATGCGTGCTTCCGGTACTGACGAAGCCACCACCCTGTCTCCGCCGATCAAAATGACCCTGGAGCAGGCGCTGGAGTTCATCGATGATGATGAACTGGTAGAAGTCACCCCGACCTCTGTGCGTCTGCGTAAGCGTCATCTGACGGAAAACGAGCGTAAACGCGCAAACCGCGGCGCGAAAGAGTAA